Proteins co-encoded in one Sulfurimonas sp. HSL1-2 genomic window:
- a CDS encoding YaiO family outer membrane beta-barrel protein — MCLSADIFSASVGQFETPMAAQEARQHLPGDLAPYCVTYAEQGGYSVRCFVGSSEADVRESAAKLWAGAFETVKDDPDRIRQLFVDRLYEVARVQGASAACDASRMLAEAFPRDGAVLKQYATLLFWSGRTAEAQTQFKQLVSLDPAYKNDRVYLQLRTALLLERGETLLAEAPGEVPALIDAEPEAVRNAYDVMLLRVRALIRVQQLPEAEAAARTLLERYPASTEAETILTNLLRWQGKNAEAAERLQQKYAKQGDAETGKQLAALYMASGETGKAEALLETLVAEQPGDLETTRMYAMVLLQQHEKSKAGDAVSALEGEALETFRTAYPELYCRTRVHAFEAGTELASYSDGRDDDGRVYAGIEVPIARRVLVAAAERVWRYGLYDTNVRGELYDAFGSGTWGYLSFSAAPDAAFLPRYSLGGHLYKGIGNFEIGMGYVYSHYKETDTHLLVPEYSLYFGNRYTWNQKFYWIPESGSYALLNLLKYESACRWDAVLSYTRASSSEKVDIGNVFSHTDADMLRGEGSYRLTPEWMAGGALFYDHYRSDTATFDRRGASLYLKRYW, encoded by the coding sequence GTGTGCCTGTCGGCTGACATCTTCTCGGCGAGCGTCGGTCAGTTTGAAACGCCCATGGCGGCCCAGGAAGCACGGCAGCATCTCCCGGGCGATCTCGCGCCGTACTGCGTGACCTATGCTGAGCAGGGCGGTTACTCTGTGCGCTGTTTTGTCGGCAGCAGTGAAGCGGACGTCCGGGAAAGCGCGGCAAAGCTCTGGGCGGGCGCTTTTGAAACGGTCAAAGACGATCCGGACAGGATCCGGCAGCTTTTTGTCGACCGCCTGTACGAGGTGGCGCGGGTGCAGGGCGCGTCGGCAGCCTGCGACGCCTCGCGTATGCTGGCAGAGGCGTTTCCCCGTGACGGGGCCGTGTTGAAACAGTACGCGACGCTGCTGTTCTGGTCCGGGCGTACGGCAGAAGCGCAGACCCAGTTCAAGCAGCTCGTGTCGCTTGACCCGGCTTACAAAAACGACCGCGTCTACCTGCAGCTTAGGACTGCGCTTCTGCTTGAGAGGGGTGAAACGCTTCTGGCGGAAGCGCCGGGGGAAGTCCCGGCACTGATCGATGCGGAGCCGGAGGCGGTCAGAAACGCCTACGACGTTATGCTGCTCCGTGTCCGCGCACTGATCAGGGTGCAGCAACTCCCGGAAGCGGAAGCCGCCGCCCGCACACTTTTGGAGCGCTACCCCGCCAGTACGGAGGCGGAGACGATCCTGACAAACCTGCTGCGCTGGCAGGGCAAAAACGCCGAAGCCGCCGAACGCCTGCAGCAGAAGTATGCGAAGCAGGGCGACGCCGAAACGGGGAAACAGCTGGCGGCGCTTTATATGGCCTCGGGGGAAACGGGCAAAGCCGAAGCGCTGCTTGAAACGCTCGTCGCGGAGCAACCCGGGGACCTGGAAACGACCCGGATGTATGCCATGGTATTGCTGCAACAGCATGAAAAATCGAAGGCGGGGGATGCCGTGTCGGCGTTGGAAGGCGAGGCGCTGGAGACGTTCCGCACTGCCTACCCGGAGCTTTACTGCCGCACCCGGGTCCACGCCTTCGAGGCGGGGACGGAACTCGCCTCCTACAGCGACGGCCGTGACGACGACGGGCGGGTCTACGCCGGTATCGAGGTGCCGATTGCACGCCGTGTCCTTGTCGCCGCGGCTGAGCGGGTCTGGCGCTACGGCCTCTACGACACGAATGTCCGGGGAGAGCTTTACGACGCTTTCGGCAGCGGGACGTGGGGCTACCTCTCCTTCTCCGCGGCTCCGGATGCGGCGTTCCTCCCCCGCTACAGCCTCGGCGGGCACCTTTACAAGGGGATAGGGAATTTCGAGATCGGCATGGGGTACGTCTACAGTCATTACAAAGAGACGGATACGCACCTGCTGGTCCCGGAGTACTCCCTCTATTTCGGCAACCGTTACACCTGGAACCAGAAATTCTACTGGATACCCGAGAGCGGCAGTTACGCGCTGCTGAACCTGCTGAAATACGAAAGTGCCTGCCGCTGGGACGCCGTGCTCTCCTATACTCGGGCCTCGTCGTCGGAGAAGGTCGACATCGGCAATGTGTTCAGCCATACGGACGCCGACATGCTCCGGGGGGAGGGGAGCTACCGGCTGACGCCGGAGTGGATGGCGGGGGGCGCGCTTTTTTATGACCACTACCGTTCGGACACCGCGACATTCGATCGCCGGGGCGCGAGCCTCTACCTCAAAAGGTACTGGTGA
- a CDS encoding ArsC/Spx/MgsR family protein — MTLVLFYEKPGCATNARQKKLLYKAGCTLIVQNLLALNMGPDELRTYLDGRPVAEWFNPNAPAVKEGRVDPTAYNAETALSMLLQDPILIRRPLISVNGHRMCGFDQAKIEGIINTPLGTPIDNGCSSENGEFCPEP, encoded by the coding sequence ATGACACTGGTCCTCTTTTACGAAAAACCGGGCTGCGCCACCAATGCGCGTCAGAAGAAGCTGCTCTACAAGGCAGGCTGTACGCTGATCGTACAGAACCTGCTGGCGCTCAACATGGGGCCCGACGAGCTGCGCACCTATCTGGATGGGCGCCCCGTTGCCGAGTGGTTCAACCCCAACGCCCCCGCCGTCAAAGAGGGACGGGTCGACCCCACGGCTTACAACGCCGAAACAGCCCTCTCCATGCTCCTCCAAGACCCCATTCTGATCCGCCGGCCCCTTATCAGCGTCAACGGCCACCGCATGTGCGGCTTTGACCAGGCGAAAATCGAGGGGATCATCAACACGCCGCTGGGTACGCCGATTGACAACGGCTGCTCCTCCGAAAACGGCGAATTCTGTCCGGAACCATAA
- a CDS encoding VWA-like domain-containing protein, with protein MPEEQSDLQRRLEKIRVQFLFDHPFLSVLALSLPMRYRKNPHEAFETDGTAIYVDTTMADTIPEQQLKYIYAHTLLHIMLKHPFRMGGRDHKTWNRSSDVVINLLLDDFERVGERPEHEVMMEKYRDQSVEEVYNALYQENPEGEGTPDDENPQEQKQDLIESEGDSEAAMEEIDALIVQAMGAAQKQGNIPASFLEVIREVTRPKIDLATLLHTYMTESFFDKQSDFSRPNRRFIYQGLYLPGYRQEHNRLNLYIALDRSMSISRNTFSKFLGIIDSVLRLSTDFKVTVIPFDDEVDKEKIVTYDAQALKPEVAFEKGNGGTQFAPVLEYLNTADEAAATLMVLSDGFFKIEKASHLPTLFLVSEKRNMKRFEPYGDVFYFDL; from the coding sequence ATGCCAGAAGAACAGAGCGATTTGCAGCGCCGGCTGGAGAAGATCCGCGTCCAGTTCCTATTTGACCACCCGTTTCTGAGCGTGCTGGCACTCTCCCTGCCCATGCGCTACCGCAAGAACCCCCACGAAGCCTTCGAGACCGACGGGACGGCCATCTACGTCGATACGACCATGGCCGATACTATTCCCGAACAGCAGCTAAAGTACATCTACGCGCATACGCTGCTGCACATCATGCTCAAGCACCCCTTCCGTATGGGCGGGCGCGACCACAAGACGTGGAACCGCAGCAGCGACGTCGTCATCAACCTGCTGCTCGATGATTTCGAGCGGGTGGGCGAGCGGCCCGAACACGAAGTGATGATGGAGAAGTACCGCGACCAGAGCGTCGAGGAGGTCTACAACGCGCTGTACCAGGAGAACCCGGAGGGGGAGGGCACGCCCGACGACGAGAACCCGCAGGAGCAGAAGCAGGACCTCATAGAGAGCGAGGGTGACAGCGAAGCGGCGATGGAAGAGATCGATGCGCTGATTGTCCAGGCCATGGGCGCGGCGCAGAAGCAGGGGAACATCCCGGCCTCCTTCCTGGAAGTAATCCGCGAAGTCACCCGCCCAAAGATCGACCTCGCGACGCTCCTGCACACCTACATGACGGAGAGCTTCTTCGACAAGCAGAGCGACTTCTCCCGGCCCAACCGCCGTTTCATCTACCAGGGGCTCTACCTGCCCGGCTACCGCCAGGAGCACAACCGCCTCAACCTCTACATCGCGCTGGACCGCTCCATGAGTATCAGCCGCAACACCTTCTCGAAGTTCCTCGGCATCATCGACTCGGTGCTGCGCCTCAGTACCGACTTCAAGGTAACGGTCATTCCCTTCGACGATGAGGTCGACAAGGAGAAGATCGTCACCTACGACGCCCAGGCGCTCAAACCGGAAGTGGCTTTCGAGAAGGGCAACGGCGGGACGCAGTTCGCACCGGTGCTGGAGTACCTCAATACGGCGGACGAAGCGGCGGCGACGCTGATGGTGCTCAGCGACGGCTTCTTCAAGATCGAAAAGGCCTCGCACCTGCCGACACTGTTCCTGGTGAGCGAGAAGCGCAACATGAAGCGTTTCGAGCCCTACGGCGACGTCTTTTATTTCGACCTGTGA
- a CDS encoding DNA alkylation repair protein, with the protein MNPAPKMNAKNISQTLRSLGDPDIAEHSKRFFKTGEGEYGAGDRFLGIRVPVLRKQVAKFREAPLQEVEKLLHSSYHEERLFALFLMVVKYERSNAAEKEAVYDCYMANTAYINNWDLVDSSAPYIVGEYLIARDKAVLYTFAQSESLWERRIAIMATFYFIRNSRFDTALAIAELLLSDTHDLIHKAVGWMLREVGNREPDRERAFLASRYKSMPRTMLRYAIEKFPEGERKAYLKGEV; encoded by the coding sequence ATGAATCCTGCACCTAAAATGAATGCAAAAAATATCAGCCAAACCCTCCGAAGCCTAGGTGACCCCGACATCGCCGAACATTCTAAGCGCTTTTTCAAAACGGGCGAGGGGGAGTATGGAGCAGGGGACAGGTTTCTTGGTATCCGCGTTCCCGTATTGCGAAAGCAGGTTGCCAAGTTCCGTGAGGCGCCGCTGCAGGAGGTCGAGAAGCTTTTGCATTCGTCTTATCATGAAGAACGTCTCTTTGCGCTGTTTCTGATGGTCGTGAAATACGAACGTAGCAATGCGGCGGAGAAAGAGGCGGTTTATGACTGCTACATGGCCAATACTGCCTACATCAACAACTGGGACCTCGTCGACAGTTCAGCTCCTTACATTGTCGGTGAGTACCTGATAGCAAGGGACAAAGCGGTCCTCTATACGTTCGCACAATCCGAAAGCCTGTGGGAACGCCGCATCGCGATCATGGCGACGTTCTACTTCATCCGCAACAGCAGGTTCGACACGGCGCTGGCGATTGCGGAGCTGCTGCTTTCCGATACGCACGACCTGATCCACAAGGCCGTCGGCTGGATGCTGCGGGAAGTGGGCAACCGCGAGCCGGACAGAGAGCGGGCGTTTCTTGCTTCCCGCTACAAGAGCATGCCGCGGACGATGCTGCGCTACGCCATCGAGAAGTTCCCGGAAGGGGAGCGCAAGGCTTATCTGAAGGGGGAGGTTTAG